The Nocardioides panzhihuensis genome has a segment encoding these proteins:
- a CDS encoding LON peptidase substrate-binding domain-containing protein, translating into MNERLPMFPIGAVLFPGVTLPLRVFEDRYRAMVHHLLRQDEEERHFGTVAIREGYEVGDTGAQSLYRVGVKLLITEVEQHDDDSFDLEVLAVDRIRMDSLISSGDFPVADVEEIPEEHVAVPRAIVDTARATFTAYRAALLEFREDPFTGSLPKDPEFLSWTISATTPLPMPDRQALLEAPDAGIRLGMVTDLLRAELKAMNVIPSLPATEVARTKWSPN; encoded by the coding sequence GTGAACGAGCGGCTACCGATGTTCCCGATCGGCGCGGTCCTGTTCCCCGGCGTGACGCTGCCGCTGCGGGTCTTCGAGGACCGCTACCGCGCGATGGTTCACCACCTGCTCCGCCAGGACGAGGAGGAGCGCCACTTCGGCACGGTTGCGATCCGCGAGGGCTACGAGGTCGGCGATACCGGCGCCCAGTCGCTCTACCGGGTAGGAGTGAAGCTGCTGATCACCGAGGTCGAGCAGCACGACGACGACTCCTTCGATCTCGAGGTGCTCGCTGTCGACCGGATCCGGATGGACAGCCTGATCAGCAGCGGTGACTTCCCCGTCGCCGACGTGGAGGAGATCCCCGAGGAGCACGTCGCCGTCCCGCGCGCCATCGTCGACACCGCCCGGGCCACCTTCACCGCCTACCGCGCCGCGCTGCTGGAGTTCCGCGAGGACCCGTTCACCGGCTCGCTCCCCAAGGACCCGGAGTTCCTCTCCTGGACCATCTCGGCCACCACTCCCCTGCCGATGCCCGACCGCCAGGCTCTCCTGGAGGCACCCGACGCCGGGATCCGTCTCGGCATGGTCACCGACCTGCTCCGAGCCGAGCTCAAGGCGATGAACGTCATCCCCTCGCTCCCCGCCACCGAGGTCGCCCGCACGAAGTGGTCACCCAACTGA
- the hisD gene encoding histidinol dehydrogenase yields the protein MIRRIDLRGADRGSASTIDYRAAVPRAEFDIEAATHAVQPIIDAVRDRGYEAIAEFSEKFDGVRVDDIRVPAAALTKALDELDPAIRAGLEESIARLRTTCAAELEKDAVTDLAPGARVTHRKVPVGRVGLYVPGGLAPLVSSVLMNVVPAQVAGVPSIALASPPQKANPDGFSGGLPQPTILAACALLGVDEVYAVGGAQAIAMFAYGVSAGSTSGGCERVDMVTGPGNIYVVTAKRLLKGQVGIDSEAGPTEIAILADETAEAAYVAADLISQAEHDPLAASVLVTDSETLAADVEAELDKQVAATKHVERIRTSLTGAQSGIVLVDDVDQGIEVVNAYAAEHLEIHTADAARVAGRIRNAGAIFVGSFAPVSLGDYCAGSNHVLPTGGCACHSSGLSVRAFTKSIHVIDYSREGLAAVKDHVVTLAEAEDLPGHGAAVSVRFSS from the coding sequence ATGATCCGCCGCATCGACCTGAGGGGTGCCGACAGAGGCTCCGCTTCGACCATCGACTACCGCGCCGCCGTGCCGCGCGCCGAGTTCGACATCGAGGCGGCGACCCATGCGGTGCAGCCGATCATCGACGCGGTCCGCGACCGCGGGTACGAGGCGATCGCGGAGTTCTCCGAGAAGTTCGACGGCGTACGCGTCGACGACATCAGGGTTCCGGCCGCGGCGCTGACCAAGGCCCTCGACGAGTTGGACCCGGCGATTCGCGCCGGGCTCGAGGAGTCGATCGCGCGGCTGCGTACGACCTGTGCCGCCGAGCTCGAGAAGGACGCGGTCACCGACCTGGCGCCCGGTGCCCGGGTGACGCACCGCAAGGTGCCGGTGGGGCGCGTGGGGCTCTATGTGCCTGGTGGTCTGGCTCCGCTGGTCTCCTCGGTGCTGATGAACGTCGTTCCGGCGCAGGTCGCCGGGGTTCCCTCGATCGCCTTGGCCTCGCCGCCGCAGAAGGCCAATCCCGATGGGTTCAGTGGGGGGCTGCCGCAGCCGACCATCCTGGCCGCCTGCGCGCTGCTGGGCGTCGACGAGGTCTACGCCGTCGGCGGTGCCCAGGCGATCGCGATGTTCGCCTATGGGGTCTCAGCAGGCTCGACCTCCGGCGGGTGCGAGCGCGTCGACATGGTCACCGGACCCGGCAACATCTACGTCGTCACCGCGAAGCGCCTGCTCAAGGGGCAGGTCGGCATCGACTCCGAGGCCGGTCCGACCGAGATCGCGATCCTCGCCGACGAGACGGCTGAGGCCGCCTATGTCGCCGCCGACCTGATCTCCCAGGCCGAGCACGACCCGCTGGCCGCCTCCGTCCTGGTCACCGACTCCGAGACGCTGGCCGCCGACGTCGAGGCCGAGCTCGACAAGCAGGTCGCCGCCACGAAGCACGTCGAGCGGATCCGCACATCGCTGACCGGCGCGCAGTCGGGCATCGTGCTCGTCGACGACGTCGACCAGGGCATCGAGGTCGTGAACGCGTACGCCGCCGAGCACCTCGAGATCCACACCGCCGACGCGGCGCGCGTCGCCGGCCGGATCCGCAACGCGGGTGCCATCTTCGTCGGATCGTTCGCCCCGGTGTCGCTGGGCGACTACTGCGCCGGGTCCAACCACGTGCTGCCCACCGGCGGCTGCGCCTGCCACTCCTCGGGTCTCTCGGTGCGAGCCTTCACCAAGTCGATCCACGTCATCGACTACTCCCGTGAGGGGCTGGCGGCGGTCAAGGACCACGTGGTCACCCTCGCCGAGGCCGAGGACCTGCCGGGTCACGGCGCGGCGGTGTCGGTGAGGTTCTCGTCGTGA
- a CDS encoding histidinol-phosphate transaminase encodes MTSTHWPPIRAELAGIEPYGAPQLDVPVQLNVNENPYQPSAETVADIAASVGEAARTLNRYPDREFVALREGLAAYLRSDVPKAQISPEQVWAANGSNEVMLQLLQAFGGPGRTAISFAPTYSMYPEYARDTNTEWVVGHRESDFAIDLEKARALVEETRPHVVLLPSPNNPTGTALPPEAVTALCEAVGDTGIVVVDEAYGEFRRTGVPSALELLADHRNLVVTRTMSKAFAGAGLRLGYLAADPAICDAIRVVRLPYHLSAVTQAAASAALRHAPELLGYVASLREERDALVSWLRGEGLEVADSDANFVLFGRYADRHAVWQGLLDRGVLIRETGPEGWLRVSVGTSDEMTAFKQALTDVNGARA; translated from the coding sequence GTGACGAGCACCCACTGGCCGCCGATCCGTGCCGAGCTCGCCGGGATCGAGCCCTACGGCGCTCCGCAGCTGGACGTCCCGGTCCAGCTCAACGTCAACGAGAACCCCTACCAGCCGTCCGCGGAGACCGTCGCCGACATCGCCGCGAGCGTCGGCGAGGCGGCGCGCACGCTCAACCGCTACCCGGATCGCGAGTTCGTCGCGCTGCGGGAGGGGCTGGCGGCGTACCTCCGTTCCGACGTTCCGAAGGCGCAGATCTCGCCGGAGCAGGTGTGGGCGGCCAACGGGTCCAACGAGGTGATGCTGCAGCTGCTGCAGGCCTTCGGCGGACCGGGACGCACCGCGATCAGCTTCGCGCCGACGTACTCGATGTATCCGGAGTACGCCCGCGACACCAACACCGAGTGGGTCGTCGGCCACCGGGAGAGCGACTTCGCGATCGATCTGGAGAAGGCGCGGGCGCTGGTCGAGGAGACCCGGCCCCACGTCGTCCTGCTGCCGAGTCCCAACAACCCCACCGGCACCGCGCTGCCCCCGGAGGCAGTCACGGCCCTGTGTGAAGCCGTCGGTGACACTGGGATCGTCGTGGTCGACGAGGCCTACGGCGAGTTCCGCCGGACCGGGGTGCCCTCGGCGCTGGAGCTGCTCGCCGACCACCGCAACCTGGTGGTCACTCGCACCATGTCGAAGGCGTTCGCCGGGGCGGGGCTGCGGCTCGGCTACCTGGCGGCCGACCCGGCGATCTGCGACGCGATCAGGGTCGTACGGCTGCCCTACCACCTCTCCGCGGTGACCCAGGCGGCAGCGAGCGCCGCGCTGCGGCACGCTCCGGAGCTGCTGGGCTATGTGGCCTCCCTCCGCGAGGAGCGGGACGCGCTCGTTTCGTGGCTGCGTGGGGAGGGGCTCGAGGTCGCCGACTCGGACGCCAACTTCGTCCTCTTCGGGCGCTACGCCGACCGGCACGCGGTGTGGCAGGGTCTGCTCGACCGCGGCGTGCTGATCCGCGAGACCGGACCCGAGGGATGGCTGCGGGTCTCGGTCGGGACCTCCGACGAGATGACCGCCTTCAAGCAGGCTTTGACCGATGTGAACGGAGCACGAGCATGA
- the hisB gene encoding imidazoleglycerol-phosphate dehydratase HisB has translation MSRTARIERETSESKVVVEVNLDGTGRVDVSTGVGFYDHMLTAFGRHSLVDLTVHSEGDVHIDAHHTVEDTAIVLGQCLREALGDKKGIRRFGDATLPLDEALVRCVVDVSGRPYSVHTGEPEGQQYVLLGGSGVPYLGSLTQHVFDSIAHHAHLTLHVNVLAGREPHHIVETQFKAFARAFRDAIAYDPRETGVPSTKGAL, from the coding sequence ATGAGCAGGACCGCCCGAATCGAACGGGAGACCTCGGAGTCGAAGGTCGTCGTCGAGGTGAACCTCGACGGCACGGGGCGGGTGGACGTCTCGACCGGTGTCGGCTTCTACGACCACATGCTGACCGCCTTCGGGCGCCACTCGCTGGTCGACCTCACCGTGCACTCCGAGGGCGACGTGCACATCGATGCCCACCACACCGTCGAGGACACCGCGATCGTGCTCGGTCAGTGTCTTCGCGAGGCCCTGGGAGACAAGAAGGGCATCCGCCGCTTCGGCGACGCGACCCTGCCGCTCGACGAGGCGCTCGTACGCTGCGTCGTGGACGTCTCCGGGCGGCCCTACTCGGTCCACACCGGCGAGCCGGAGGGGCAGCAGTACGTGCTGCTCGGCGGCTCGGGGGTGCCCTACCTCGGCTCCCTGACCCAGCACGTCTTCGACTCCATCGCCCACCACGCCCACCTGACGCTGCACGTCAACGTGCTCGCCGGGCGCGAGCCGCACCACATCGTGGAGACGCAGTTCAAGGCGTTCGCGCGGGCGTTCCGCGACGCGATCGCGTACGACCCGCGCGAGACCGGGGTCCCGTCGACGAAGGGCGCACTGTGA
- the hisH gene encoding imidazole glycerol phosphate synthase subunit HisH, with translation MSAPSVVVLDYGSGNVRSAVRAVERAGASVELTGDLDAAMAADGLLVPGVGAFEACMKGLRAIRGERIIARRLAGGRPVMGICVGMQILFETGIEHGVETEGCGEWPGVVERLQAPIVPHMGWNTLEVPAGSSLFAGAEKERFYFVHSYGVRDWTLVTNDRTVAPLVTWAETGPDSGGGDRFVAAVENGPLTATQFHPEKSGDAGAAILRNWVLSLKAA, from the coding sequence GTGAGTGCTCCGTCGGTTGTCGTCCTCGACTACGGCTCCGGAAACGTACGCTCCGCCGTCCGTGCCGTCGAGCGTGCCGGCGCCTCGGTCGAGCTGACCGGTGACCTCGACGCCGCGATGGCGGCCGACGGGCTGCTCGTGCCCGGCGTCGGGGCGTTCGAGGCCTGTATGAAGGGTCTGCGGGCGATCCGCGGCGAGCGGATCATCGCCCGGCGGCTCGCTGGCGGGCGCCCCGTGATGGGGATCTGCGTCGGCATGCAGATCCTCTTCGAGACCGGCATCGAGCACGGCGTCGAGACCGAGGGCTGCGGTGAGTGGCCAGGCGTCGTCGAGCGCCTGCAGGCGCCGATCGTTCCCCACATGGGCTGGAACACGCTCGAGGTGCCTGCTGGGTCGTCGCTGTTCGCGGGTGCCGAGAAGGAGCGGTTCTACTTCGTGCACTCCTACGGCGTGCGCGACTGGACCCTGGTCACCAACGACCGCACCGTCGCGCCGCTGGTCACCTGGGCCGAGACCGGGCCGGACTCTGGGGGAGGCGACCGGTTCGTCGCGGCCGTCGAGAACGGGCCACTGACCGCCACCCAGTTCCACCCGGAGAAGTCCGGCGACGCCGGCGCCGCGATCCTGCGCAACTGGGTGCTCTCCTTGAAGGCGGCCTAG
- a CDS encoding isochorismatase family protein has protein sequence MDDDFAKAHLHDKLRAVREALVWKLEGLSEQDIRRPMTPTGTNLLGLVKHNALSDARYFGEVFDRTPPVDLPPWDTAGWWAATHRATEHESRSDVLDLYRDVSEYVDATIEELPIDAPGYVPWWDEKVMLFNIMAARLCDATRHAGHADILRETIDGSVGVDRETAPPRDVARSASAHTQPRASRVHGWAIPEREYARQETRRGRRYAYETLEPARTALVVVDLVPFFYESNPTCYAITPNVGRLADALRAAGGVVAWVVPGDPGPTKWAREFLGEEAAEMFRRSGGAGPIAGRLGPGLEAREGDLLVEKTAISALFPGSSTLHDQLRSRGVETVVVTGTLTEVCVAGTARDAATLGYRTILVADATAGRDDESHDATLSTIYRTFGDVRSTDDVIELVTAGSSVVT, from the coding sequence GTGGACGACGACTTCGCCAAGGCCCACCTGCACGACAAGCTCCGCGCTGTGCGTGAGGCGCTCGTCTGGAAGCTCGAGGGGCTCTCCGAGCAGGACATCCGCCGCCCGATGACCCCGACCGGCACCAATCTGCTCGGACTGGTCAAGCACAACGCACTCTCGGACGCCCGCTACTTCGGCGAGGTCTTCGACCGTACGCCGCCGGTCGACCTTCCGCCGTGGGACACCGCCGGGTGGTGGGCCGCCACCCACCGGGCGACCGAGCACGAGAGCCGATCCGACGTCCTCGACCTCTACCGTGATGTCTCGGAGTACGTCGACGCCACGATCGAGGAGCTCCCGATCGACGCGCCCGGGTACGTGCCGTGGTGGGACGAGAAGGTCATGCTGTTCAACATCATGGCCGCCCGCCTCTGCGACGCCACCCGTCACGCCGGCCACGCCGACATCCTCCGCGAGACGATCGACGGGTCCGTCGGCGTCGACCGTGAGACCGCTCCACCTCGCGACGTTGCTCGCTCGGCATCCGCTCACACTCAGCCTCGCGCGTCGAGGGTGCACGGGTGGGCGATCCCCGAGCGGGAGTACGCGCGGCAGGAGACGCGGAGGGGCAGACGATATGCGTACGAGACCCTCGAGCCGGCCAGGACTGCGCTGGTCGTCGTCGACCTCGTCCCGTTCTTCTACGAGTCGAACCCGACGTGCTACGCGATCACCCCGAACGTGGGTCGGCTCGCTGATGCTCTCCGCGCCGCCGGCGGTGTGGTCGCGTGGGTCGTGCCAGGTGACCCTGGACCGACGAAGTGGGCGCGGGAGTTTCTCGGGGAGGAGGCGGCGGAGATGTTTCGACGCAGCGGTGGCGCCGGGCCGATCGCGGGCCGGCTCGGACCGGGACTGGAAGCACGAGAGGGCGACTTGCTCGTCGAGAAGACGGCTATCAGTGCGCTCTTCCCGGGGAGCTCGACGCTTCACGACCAGCTTCGGTCGCGTGGTGTCGAGACCGTTGTCGTCACCGGCACACTCACCGAGGTCTGTGTTGCCGGCACCGCCCGCGACGCGGCGACGCTGGGATATCGCACGATCTTGGTCGCCGACGCCACGGCTGGCCGCGACGACGAGTCCCACGACGCGACGCTGTCGACCATCTATCGCACCTTCGGCGACGTACGCAGCACCGATGACGTCATCGAGCTCGTCACTGCCGGATCCAGCGTCGTGACATGA
- a CDS encoding SRPBCC family protein codes for MNEVVTETIVKTSPERAWQAWTDPIELAGWWWPMFDDTTYDLDVRPGGSYRFESRSAGIGARGTFTEILAPEHLAMTWVWLSDGADDGPEDSVTVTFSAVGDTTVVRVVHATGAEDTSGYAQGWRDCLDRLAQPRGRTTVVETP; via the coding sequence ATGAACGAAGTCGTGACCGAGACGATCGTGAAGACGTCTCCCGAGCGCGCCTGGCAGGCCTGGACCGACCCGATCGAGCTGGCCGGGTGGTGGTGGCCGATGTTCGACGACACCACGTATGACCTGGACGTACGCCCTGGCGGCAGCTACCGCTTCGAGAGCCGCTCCGCCGGGATCGGTGCCCGTGGCACCTTCACCGAGATCCTCGCCCCCGAGCACCTGGCCATGACCTGGGTGTGGCTCAGCGACGGCGCCGACGACGGTCCCGAGGACTCGGTCACCGTCACCTTCTCCGCGGTCGGTGACACCACCGTCGTACGCGTCGTCCACGCCACCGGCGCCGAGGACACCTCGGGTTACGCGCAGGGTTGGCGAGACTGTCTCGACCGACTCGCCCAGCCACGCGGCAGGACGACGGTCGTGGAGACCCCGTAG
- a CDS encoding helix-turn-helix domain-containing protein, which produces MKYSIDEVSRAVSSASRRRLLEHVARGPATMSALADHLDLSLPAVDKHLKVLGSAGLVTKTKTGRVTQITLDPRGLDAMATWVERTRAHWAGAMQRYTDHLEDR; this is translated from the coding sequence GTGAAGTATTCGATCGATGAAGTCTCCCGCGCAGTCTCCTCCGCATCACGCCGGAGGCTGCTGGAGCACGTCGCCCGGGGTCCGGCGACCATGTCCGCCTTGGCCGACCACCTCGACCTCTCGCTCCCCGCCGTCGACAAGCATCTGAAGGTCCTCGGCTCAGCCGGCCTGGTGACCAAGACCAAGACAGGCCGCGTCACCCAGATCACGCTCGATCCACGTGGCCTGGACGCCATGGCGACCTGGGTCGAACGCACCCGAGCCCACTGGGCCGGCGCCATGCAGCGCTACACCGACCACTTGGAGGACCGATGA
- a CDS encoding VOC family protein, with the protein MTPRRFGICIDANDPELVARFWAAVLGREAETQGEEIRLLPRADDDFRIRFVPTDTPKTLENPHHLHLTSSLPEDQQRTVDRLLGLGATHLDVGQRPDEDHVVLGDPEGNELCVIPAGNSWLAGTGFLGEVAADGSRETGTFWSAALGWPLVWDQDGETAITTPSGSAKVAWGGPPPVPRGAHDRFRFDLIASDDTGPVGEIRRLVDLGATLVAETYEGGRWATMRDPDAYEFTLVEPR; encoded by the coding sequence ATGACACCTCGGCGGTTCGGGATCTGCATCGACGCCAACGACCCGGAGCTGGTCGCACGATTCTGGGCGGCGGTGCTCGGCCGGGAGGCCGAGACGCAGGGTGAGGAGATCAGGCTGCTGCCGCGGGCGGACGACGACTTCCGGATCAGGTTCGTCCCCACCGATACGCCGAAGACGCTGGAGAACCCGCATCACCTTCATCTCACCAGCAGCCTGCCGGAGGACCAGCAGCGGACCGTGGACCGGCTGCTCGGACTCGGCGCCACCCACCTCGACGTGGGCCAGCGGCCGGACGAAGACCATGTCGTGCTCGGCGACCCGGAGGGCAATGAGCTGTGCGTGATTCCGGCCGGCAACAGCTGGCTGGCAGGGACCGGGTTCCTGGGCGAGGTCGCCGCGGACGGGTCGCGGGAGACCGGGACGTTCTGGAGCGCCGCCCTCGGCTGGCCGCTGGTCTGGGACCAGGACGGCGAGACCGCGATCACCACCCCGTCGGGAAGTGCGAAGGTGGCCTGGGGCGGTCCGCCGCCGGTGCCGCGCGGCGCACATGACAGGTTCCGCTTCGACCTGATCGCGTCCGACGACACCGGTCCCGTCGGCGAGATCCGTCGCCTCGTCGATCTGGGCGCCACGCTGGTCGCCGAGACGTACGAAGGTGGGCGGTGGGCGACGATGAGGGACCCGGATGCCTACGAGTTCACGTTGGTGGAGCCGCGTTGA
- the priA gene encoding bifunctional 1-(5-phosphoribosyl)-5-((5-phosphoribosylamino)methylideneamino)imidazole-4-carboxamide isomerase/phosphoribosylanthranilate isomerase PriA, whose protein sequence is MGDYLELLPAVDVKGGQAVQLVQGVDGSEKRFGDPYEAALRWQETGAEWIHLVDLDAAFGHGNNREILAGIVGKLDIKVEMSGGIRDDESLEAAMATGCRRVNIGTAALENPEWTRRAIATYGDRVAVGLDVRGRTLAARGWTKDGGDLYETLARLDEEGCARYVVTDVNKDGMLQGPNLDLLRAVCEATDRPIVASGGVTTIDDIEALMGLVEVGVEGAIAGTALYTGSLDLADALDLTLGRPRGDQS, encoded by the coding sequence ATGGGTGACTACCTCGAGCTCCTGCCGGCCGTCGATGTGAAGGGCGGGCAGGCTGTCCAGCTCGTTCAGGGCGTGGACGGGTCGGAGAAGCGATTCGGCGATCCGTACGAAGCGGCGCTGCGGTGGCAGGAGACCGGGGCCGAGTGGATCCATCTGGTGGACCTCGACGCCGCGTTCGGCCACGGCAACAACCGCGAGATCCTCGCCGGGATCGTCGGCAAGCTCGACATCAAGGTCGAGATGAGCGGCGGGATCCGCGACGACGAGTCCCTCGAGGCCGCGATGGCGACCGGCTGCCGACGCGTCAACATCGGCACCGCCGCGCTGGAGAACCCCGAGTGGACCCGGCGGGCGATCGCGACCTACGGCGACCGGGTCGCAGTGGGCCTGGACGTACGTGGCCGGACCCTTGCTGCGCGCGGCTGGACCAAGGACGGCGGCGACCTCTACGAGACGCTTGCTCGCCTGGACGAGGAGGGCTGCGCGCGATATGTCGTCACCGACGTCAACAAGGACGGCATGCTCCAGGGCCCCAACCTCGACCTGCTGCGTGCGGTCTGCGAAGCCACCGACCGGCCGATCGTGGCGAGCGGGGGAGTGACCACCATCGACGACATCGAGGCGCTGATGGGCCTCGTCGAGGTCGGCGTGGAGGGCGCGATCGCCGGCACTGCGCTCTACACCGGCTCCCTCGACCTCGCCGACGCGCTCGACCTCACTCTCGGGCGGCCGCGCGGGGACCAGTCATGA
- the hisF gene encoding imidazole glycerol phosphate synthase subunit HisF, whose amino-acid sequence MSLAVRVIPCLDVDAGRVVKGINFKELRDAGDPVELAATYDKEGADELTFLDISASHEGRATTLEIVTRTAEQVFIPLTVGGGIRSVDDVDRMLRAGADKIAVNTAAIDRPELIAEIADRFGNQVLVLSVDARRAQGTSSGFEVTTHGGRKSAGIDAIEWAVKAAELGAGEILLNAMDADGTEDGFDIDLIKAVRSEVTVPVIASGGAGKAEHFPPAVEAGADAVLAATIFHFGKVRIGEVKQALSGAGAPVR is encoded by the coding sequence ATGAGTTTGGCGGTACGTGTCATTCCCTGTCTCGACGTCGACGCCGGTCGAGTCGTCAAGGGGATCAACTTCAAGGAGCTGCGCGACGCCGGTGACCCGGTGGAGCTGGCCGCGACGTACGACAAGGAAGGCGCCGACGAGCTCACCTTCCTCGACATCTCCGCCTCGCACGAGGGGCGCGCGACGACGCTCGAGATCGTCACCCGCACCGCTGAGCAGGTCTTCATCCCGCTCACCGTCGGCGGTGGGATCCGCAGCGTCGACGACGTGGACCGGATGCTTCGTGCCGGCGCGGACAAGATCGCGGTGAACACCGCGGCCATCGACCGTCCCGAGCTGATCGCCGAGATCGCCGACCGGTTCGGCAACCAGGTGCTCGTGCTGTCGGTCGACGCCCGCCGGGCGCAGGGGACCAGCTCCGGCTTCGAGGTCACCACCCACGGCGGGCGCAAGTCAGCCGGGATCGATGCCATCGAATGGGCGGTGAAGGCGGCTGAGCTCGGCGCCGGCGAGATCCTGCTCAACGCGATGGACGCCGACGGCACCGAGGACGGCTTCGACATCGACCTGATCAAGGCCGTACGCAGCGAGGTGACCGTCCCGGTCATCGCCTCCGGCGGAGCAGGGAAGGCTGAGCACTTTCCGCCCGCGGTGGAGGCCGGCGCGGACGCCGTCCTGGCAGCCACCATCTTCCACTTCGGCAAGGTGCGGATCGGCGAGGTCAAGCAGGCGCTCTCCGGCGCCGGCGCCCCGGTTCGCTGA